The nucleotide window TTAGAAGGGAAAGTGCAGAGCGTTCCAGCGGAGCTGAAGAAACCGGTGGAGAAAACTGGAGGTTCAGTTCACCCGCTTTTGAGTTTCTTCGATATTGgatcacagaggaagaagaagaagacaaaaacCAAGAAGAGCAAAACGACAGCGAAACCAGAGTTCTCTAGGTACTTGGAATATGTGAAAGAAGGAGGAGTTTGGGATGCTACTTCAAATGGACCTGTCATTTATTACAAATAGATTTTGTATGGAGAAAAGAGAGAACTCTGGTTTTGCTCGTCTCTAAGTTCATAATGTTGCTCTCTTTTCTTGTGTGGATCGGATCAATCcatgtataaaattttaaagcttAATAAAAGATCAATCAGTTAAAGCTTTTACAAGTAACACAGAGGTAGAAAATGATGGATGAGCTGCAAATCCACGCAAACTTTGGGGAGTCTTATGGTGGTAAATTTTGTGGATCTCTTTCTTCTTACTGACCATTTAATATGAGAAGTTGTTATGATGTCAGTCTGAGCATAAACCATCATTTTTAGCCAGTTCCTGGATCCCCTTGTCGTTTTTTTGTTGCCTTAGGAAGCCTGTATGCTTAAGAGATACATGCATATGCTCGGACTGAGAACTACTTCATCATACTCATTCAGTAATCTGACTTTAAAAGCTTCTTGTGATTCCCTTCAAGAACTATCAACATAGAAACTGAGCTAAAATGGGATGAGTTTTGAACTTTAGGCCTTGTGAATAGAGGAATATGAATATGGGTTGTTTTCTAACTTGTTTATAGAGAAAAACAGGTTGAGGAAATAACTCAACAGCTAGATGCTGCAGAGATCACTGGTTTGCAGTGTTAGCCAACGTTTGGTGTTTGCCTCTGATTCTTCTTTTCATGTTAATTAGTAGTGTTCCTAAAAGGGGGTTTACGAGCACCAAAATATAACTGAGGTAGCAATTTGCTATACTATTATAAATAGGGGTGTTAACTTAAATAAGAAAAGACAAAACGACGTCGTATGAAGATCATACTTCGTCCCTCAGCTAATCACAAACCAGCGAGCGAGCGAGTGAGAGATCTATCAATTCGAAAAAAACAACAATGGCGGCCACTCCGCACGTTTCCCCCACTCTTTCCCGCTACAAATTCTTCTCTACTTCCGCactcgaaaaccctaatttctatCCACATCAAAACATCGATACTCGTCGTCGTCGGCGGAGATTGACCAAATCGCATCTTCAAGCGCAGAACAATGGCACCACAATTAGCTACGGTCCTCGGACGACGGAACTCGCCTCCTCGAAGAAACTATGGATTAGGCAAACGGAGGTTGTTGAGCAATCGCAAACAGAAaataaagaagaggaagaggataTGAGTGACGAGGCGAGTCTGCTCTCGTTAAGCATGAAACCTGACAGAAACATGGCGTTGCTCGACGATTACGAGATGGAGGAGCTCGGCCACACTCCTCCTGATACCAATCATCGCAGCGGTTTGTGTTTTTCTCCGTctcctttatttattttattcctaATCGATATATGATTTTAGGGATGATGGTATTTTATACTCCATATAATTAGGATACGTGGCGGTGGTTGGGATGCCGAACGTGGGGAAAAGCACGCTTTCGAATCAAATGATTGGTC belongs to Brassica rapa cultivar Chiifu-401-42 chromosome A07, CAAS_Brap_v3.01, whole genome shotgun sequence and includes:
- the LOC103829600 gene encoding uncharacterized protein LOC103829600 yields the protein MIRALSTRKDRGGYKKLGGEKEEEREAAGVRLLEGKVQSVPAELKKPVEKTGGSVHPLLSFFDIGSQRKKKKTKTKKSKTTAKPEFSRYLEYVKEGGVWDATSNGPVIYYK